tttgtgcataaatcaTATTTTTGTGATCTGATTCTGTTATATTCTGAAATGTTTTGTactctaatatgatatgatatgatttttgaaaacctctggcatgacattttgtttctatttctgtTATGTTCTAACCTTACCACGAGTATAAAACTATGGCCTCTGTTCAGGTTGGTACCAACGTTTCTGTTTCCGGTacacccactttggaagcaaAGTGGTTTTTTGCGTAGTCTTTCATATGTGCACACTCAGAGCTATGAGAATAACAAGGAGAAGATTCACATTCTGTTTCTACTCTGTTGGTCGTCggggtttgcacaaccctaccacgaggGTTAAATATGGAATTCTGTTTTAATGTGATGTTTCAGTTATGTTGTGCCAATGaaatttgaataagaatatttttctgaaacttttgatctgatatttttgataacatgttatTATTCtacattttgaaagtaaaaccATTTTGTTCAACATTTTGAACTATGTAAGTGCTCATGTTTTCACACTAGTATATGCTCTCTGCTTATTGAATTGTTGATAACTTACCTCTTATCTCCatatatttttcagataattttgatggttCAGCTGGAGAAcaagaatatgaaattttagcaAGGTGTGATGATCGTAGTGGAATAAGGGTCCGAGTATATAAGTGTTTATTTAAGAGTCGTAATtagtaaattgatttattttcgaatattttgatttaatgaGTTGGTGCTGTTTTCGAGTTTTTaaggagtttttaatttatgttattaagaattttgttgttatttctataaataaacATGGATATTTAAGTTGAgtgaatatattaatattttattaaattttctaaattttataattataatattaaaattgatattaaataataaaaactaattcTCTGAACCTCTAACGGGGCGTTACACAATCTCTATATCTCAAAGCCGTCCTCGCCATCAAACACGTCTAGCCTCCCAGATTTGCCGTCACGATTTTTCCTCTCCCCTCGGTAAGCTTTGTCCCTGACGCACGCTCAATTCGTTCAAGTGATTCTCGGTCTTCATTCCTACAGAAGAGGCTCAATTTTCTTTGCAAAATAAAAGGGATCTTAAAAGGCTTTTAGCCCCCGTCGGTTAAGCACGAGTAGCCTTCTATTAGAATTTTCCTTGCCATTCAGTTAAGACCTCGTCGGTCACAAGTTTAAGATAATgcgagataaaatattttgttaaaaattaaataaaatattattataaaattaattttttttaatatttaaaaaattaaattatttattatattttatataaaaattttaaaaaatatataataattatataatatgaaataaaatgagatattttgattttatataaccTTAAATCATGttgaagtatttttcaaaaaaatttaaatttacccAAAGCCTAAAGTGTTAGctttttatgaatattattgAAGACTCTTTCATAAAGCATGTTCAAATTCTCAAAGATATTTCCAAAAGAATGCCCTCCAAATCCTTGTCGTGTAGCTCCATCCATAAAGCCTTTGGAAAGTCCTTTTGTACAATTACATTAGGGTCCTTTTTTCTTATCTTAATCTTCTTTTGTcatgttacttttatataaaagtaatattatatatagtagtagagtgtataaatattatataatcattttgaaaaaaataggatCTACagttaaagaaattaattttcttttatgtgggttttatattaatttattttttttaaagagattgcaTGATACTTGCATAactacgactgtaaatatcatttctcttatataaaaGCATCTTCAAACTTTCCTTTATGTGTATTATTAGAATTACACATAATATCCATTTATTCGAAAATatgatgaattttttaaatattattacacGCATGTTATTTAAACGTGTCAGTGTGCACTTTAagcttattttttaatcttcttgTAATAATTGGGGTCTATTTTACTTACACTAATGCATGAAATATTTATGGGattgtaattatattattaagtaTAATGGTTACAATCAAATTATGATCAAgtctatttttatgaaatgagcTTCACTGTTTAATTTATGAAGAATATAATTTCCTactaaattataatttgaaaggggaaatatgttattaatatttaaataatttaagatttaagcatttttggattttatattAAACGGaatattatttgattattttctacaaTGTGAATTTAATTAAGTAGAATATTAGGACATGTTTTCTTAGGCAGATTTAGTGATGTTTAATATTTCGTATCCCAACGAGATAAGTAATTTGATCACAAATTAAGATCATCACATGTCAATTAAGATAAAGTGCTATTAAAGTCAATTCTTGAAAGTCGATGTTTATGTATTTCACATGTCATAATTATGCAAATATATCATCCAGCATagcatatgatcatgttaatcTGCATCGTGTTCAGATTCAGAAACTATAATTATGTATGTAGTATGTCATGCATCTCACGTCGCACAAGACATGTAAGTTATCTTAAGTTTGAGTACAATGTAATACTAGAACAGTTTAATTCAGATGGTCACTCAGTTTGTATGGTACCAATGCAATTTCagggtggatgtgcaagccacagACTCAAACGTGGTCCACCATAATATGCCATAATACTATCACCGACTCCCCTTGTGGTCGTGGGATGTAAGGCTAGTGCACAACCTCACACACAGGATTAAGTGTGTTAGTCATTCAGTTAAATCAGATCAGTCAATTAATTCAGATAAATTAGTACAAGTCATGTACAACATAAATATCAGTATGATCAGTTATTATGTTTATGAGAGTTTTTAAGCTCTCAATAtggaatttttttatgaaaaccttacgtttattatgtttattttgtGACGAGTTTTTACTGAGTTTTTAACTCagtttagttttatttcatatttttaaaccaaccAAGTGAGGATGATCAGTATGAGCAACCAGTCAGGCTTAAATGGAGTAGTTGAATTTAATGACAGGATTTAATTATTCATTTAGTTTGATGTTCTTAAATATGAGATCTCTTATTgggttatattttataaaaattatgtgataCTTATAACCCTAAGAAAGGAGGTGTTACAATGGTGAAGACCTTGTTTGCTTGAATCACTTTTACAAAggaaaaggataaaaaataaataaaaaatttgaaccaGCTTGGGTCATAGGTCTAGGAGAGAGTGGGAGAGAAAGCAACATgcatataaattaaatcttataaatacttatttaaaaaacaagtgtttaatctacaaaataattttaagaaagtaaatttacaaattgatataatttaatatgatatataagatgagtaatgttataaaccacatttatattttactttcatcctattatataatatgtgacatatttatcattattggaCGATAAAGAATCATTCAATAAATGATTGTTTAATAATGTACCACATCTTACATAAATGGATGAAAATAAGATGGTTATgtggtatatagaatttttctatacaagatatactttataataaaaataattttataatttatcgtAAGTATCAAAGTAATATTAGtttataagtttaattttatatgatcacTTTGTGGATGAATCATTTATCTATTAAAAATACTATAATTATGCATATTTTTTGCTAACGCTTTATAatttatagaaataataattacagttatagagtttaaaaaaataaataaatatgagacaaTGTTTTAATAAGTGAtcctatttatttttaaaaagagtgtgcGATGCTTTtataattcataattttatttagtattattctataatttaagaaaagtttacaaaaatcaaaatttaaattagccaTTTGTTGAGATCCCTCCACCGTGGTCCCGCGTACAGCTGATTGGGTCCGTACATTTAGGAAAAAGGCGACGGTCAGCGGCTACTTTTCCTCTCAAATCCCATCGGCTAACCCCCGTAGGCCCCACACAATTCGTGGACTGGATTAGCCCCTTCCCACTCTACGGTCAGCCCTACACATACCTGCCCGAAGCACGGGTATCCGTTGGACGGTCCAGATTCATTGAAATCTAATTTTGTCTCGAttttgattgagttgaaataaaaattaaaaaataaataaaatattatataatattatttttaatattattattattattaaaagttaaaaattatttggtatattttatattaaaatttgaaaaaattatataattaaatgagataaattgagattagATTAGTTTGGAATCCAAAGTCCAACCCGTATGTCGGTCGAAAACAGCCGAAACGCTCACACGGAAATGGAGGAAAAACGAGAAAACGGATGGTAAATAATTTTGGGAAGCTGAAAGGGGGCTAAAAGTCCGTGGACGATTGGATTTGGTAGAAGTGAAGTATGGTGGTAGTAAAGGGAATTCCAGCTCTGTGAACTTCCGTTCCCCGAAGGAGTCTCGATTTCATTTTCCGCAGAAGAGAGAGAAGTAGAAGAACCACATATCTACCAAGGTTCCTGTGAAGTGAAGTTTCCCAGTAAAAAGGTGAAGTTTCGAAATTCGAAAACCCAGTTCGTTCAATTACTCCTCATTCTTTTTGTTCTCTCGAATATACTTGTTATCTCGGGACTGAAACCAAattcaacaacaattaattgCTTTTCAACTTTGTCACCGTGTTCTAAGGCTTCAGCTCTTAATCGCCTGTATATCCGTTCGGTCGCTGGGAAAAAATGCATGAGAATAATTCAGAGAGACTGGAATTTGGTTGCAGGATTCtgaattttggttttattttttatttttctttttcttttttcttctgctGGTTTGTCGGTAACCAAACGCGTAACTAGTAAGTTATGTGGAAATTGATGAAATTGGAAGTATACCACATTTTGTTTGCTTCTATAGTTAATTGGCAAGTCCACTGGGTTACATTATCTTAGTCTTACGATTGTAAACTGATTTGTCAGAATTACTTGGATAATTGAGctgtttctattttttcaagTATCATATAGGAATATACGTCTCTTCCGTTGTCGGGGAAATTACACTATGTCTATCAACTAAGGTTTTTCCGTGTTCCTCTTAGTTTTGTGGAGAAGAAGATTGTGAAGCCATTCCGCATCTACATGattttttctaaaacaaaatgTGCGGGATTCAAGCTTAATCTATCAAATATGCCTCGCGGagattactatttttttagtgCTGTAAGATGTTGGATGAAAGCTACTGTTCAAACTCTCACTTTCATTTAAGGCTCTATCTTCTTCATGGACATCAAGCCCCCCTAGCTCTTCAACAAAGATTTGTTTATGCTTTTCAATATGGCCAAACACCTACAAATTCCAGTTTCAGACCTGTCAGTCTACCTATGGAAATCATATGACAGCTACCACTGTTTTATCCTCTCCACGAGTCCCTTGGTTTTCAACAAGATGttcttgaatttaaaatacatttacTACGAACAACAACAACACAACCAAGCCATCTTGGAAAGTGGTCTGAAAGTAGTCTAGGGAGCCTCTCTTGAGTAACATGGTAATTGATCCTCACAGTCATTGAAACAATGTCGAAGGAGTGTCCATTATGTGGTGTTGAACCACATGAAGTTACCTCCTACAAGAGGAGTGGTCATAAGGCCGTGTTCGAAAATGGGCCACTCACTTCTTTATCCGCTTTGTAGGATGCTTCCCACTGGACACATTGTCTGTACTTGGGTTGTTCCCTTCTACtctttgaataatatttccTCGGTTATAAGAAACACATATAGAATTAAAAAATGGTCCAGATTTCATGGTATATCTTAATTATGGTACATCTTAATGGCTCCACGAACTCAATACAATGTTAGTTTGAAAGTTGAGTTTTGTAAATTCAATTTACCGATTATAAGGATGTACAAAACTATTCCCAATTGTTTTATCAGACTTTAGTACTGTCGAAATCAAACTATCCCCATGCTGTGTGCCATATTTAATGAAGTTAAGGATCATAATTTATCCTTCATATTTATTCTCACCACTACACGAACAATTTGCTTCTCACGATTGGCTTTGCAAGAATACCATTGGATATCATTAAAGCATATAgtttccctttttttctctttcaatgcATATGCTTTTTCAGTTGGTTTGCAAACTAAATTAGCTGGCAAAATCAAATCATAACTATTCCTCGGGCTTCAATAGAGTCATCCAACCCCTAGTGTTTGGATAATCACTAGTATCTGCAAATTAACACCAATGGTCTCAAAAAAACATTCAGTATGATGAAAGTTCAGTAGAAGTTACTGGTAATTGATAGAGGAGCAACCATGTCTAAAGAGACATTTATAGTAACTATTTATTGCTCATGAAAGAGTGACACTATCTGAAAATTAGATGATTATATCTTTTcttcacatttaaaaaaaatacccatGCAAGATGTATTTTCTTCATCTACTATcaactttaaattatttaactTGCCGTGTATGAAAGCTAGGTTCTGTTTtcttttgatgatattttgtcTGTCAgccttacctataaaaaaaaaatgtttgtcaGTTTTCCAGTCCTCACTGTCGTATGCATATATAATCATTCAATAATTGAGACATTTAGTTGTTGCGAAACACCAGAGCTGTGTGATGGCTTCAAATAATCAAACCAATATAAATGTCCATATAAATTGGATCACTTTGACAAGCTATTCATATGATTATGAGCAAAGAAATTACTTTTCTTTACTGCACATCTGGAGCATTCTTTCAATGAAGATTAGAAAGCCTATCCTGTAGTTCTTCTATTTATGTGTTATGTCTTAGCGGCTTGCATTGTATTCATCTGTCTTCCATTGATATTTTGAATGTTGtctaaatttatattcttacttagAATTGCTCTCATGCTTGCCGTGATGGTGCTGAATATCAGTTTTTGTTCATTAAAGCTTTTGTTCTTATTAATTACTGAAAGTTCATACTTTGAGCCAACAAGTTGGTGACGTTTTTTAAATGGCTTGTCTCTGGGATGCTTTGTTCGTACTTTGACAGTCTGGTTGAACTACCAGGTTTGACAGTGGGGGATATAGCGTGCATTACAGCCTCATGACTTCTTCTGCAAACGATCTTTCTGGTATTTTCTTTGATTATCTTCATCAAAATCGCAAATCTGTGGTCCCGCTTTCACTATTCTATTTGATCACGGTTAACAGattaaattattattctttttgtgCTCTAATTGAGCCATAATGTTATAAGCATTAGTCTTATTGAATTGCCTCTTTTTTTGTGGCTTTTGCAATATGAAAATTCCATTGCGAGCTCTTGGTTTCTCTTGTTTCTTTATCAGTGTCAGTTATCTATCGAGAGTAAAAGTGTGTTCCATTAAAGCTCTATTCACTATGATTGAGACGAGCCACGcgcttgaaaccaaatcaagtttCAAGAAGAGCAGGGAGTTAAAGCGTCTTTCATGGGCAATTAACTATGACGCTAAGGGAGGTAGTTCAAGTCAAGGGAAGACTAAAGGGAGGGCATTGTGAAGACGGTCTTGTAAAGGGATTTGAATTAGTTGTACGGGAAACAAGGGGCTATggttggggaggtgtgttccATTCCAATTCGGGTTTGGTGTATTTAGGATAGTTTTCCCAGGCTTTTGGGTGATTCAGGGCactctagtatgggctaggtgttttcttttatACGTCCAGTGTACTcggttactcctattgatatatatatataatatttttacttatcaaaaaaataataattcgaACCAGGGTAAACCTAATCTCTTTCAATAGGACATTATTCTGGGATATCCAACATGAGTTTGATGCTATTCAACCGCCAAAACGAAAGGCTGTTCACATTATCTCAACTAGTCCTTTTTCTAGTGACTTAGTGTGGGTCTCAAGAGATGATCTTTGCTAATAAAGGGTTTTTCGTGCTCTGTTGTTGTTGACAGTTTCATTACCTTTCATGGAAATAAGTTCTCAGTGGTTAGGTTTTTACTTATGACTTACCCAATCCAacctcacaaattttcactTGTGCCAAGGTCAAAGTGCATAACATCCATGGGAATATTCTTTTAAGATTTGAGTTGCCCTTGTGCTGTGATAACTATTGAGTGTGAAGATACTTTCAACTTTCTCCGACTCCTAAAAGTTGACTCACCGTGCTGAGTTTCAAATCTTGCATCTCCTCACTTCAACTGTAAAGATTGGTGCTTTcactttttgtttatttattactaGTTTCATTTTGGTCTTAACATATGTCTTTttcgttttaatttttttcaaccttttacttgtaaattttttttttttactacttCTCATAAAATAGTAATGCCCTCTCATATCAATGATTGTCCAGATAATAGTGAAGCTGATGAGCAGCAAAAGCACTCGGAATCTCAGATTCATTCGGTGTCTCCAGCAACTGGAATGTCTCATCCCGGTATTACTCCAAATGTTCAGTATCCAACTCATCCGCAACTTGGAGCAGGACATGCTTTGGTACTATCTTCGAAGTAAAATTCTGAAGTATTAATGTTATTCTCCACACATAGCATCTTTGCCCAATGTGTTTTcagctatatataattattgctaaagatttgtttttatttttagtttttggttaAAGTTAATCTGGACATATATTTGGGTTCCATCtgctaattatattattataaacgTCCTTTATTAGATTCATAAAGGATCCTGATTCCTTATCTTTTATGTTGTGACATACTCACCTCAAAACCCGTTTCCCCCTGCCTTATTCTAATTAAGTTGCAAATACTCTTTAGGAATCTTTTTTGTTCCTGATAACCTACCAATGAGAATCAATGCCTTCCTCAATTTTGTTTAgctataaaaatagtaattgtTTCTTCACTGCAatcattttgtttataattCTAACAAATTATGATTTCATTCTACCCagctttcttattttttggaaTGTGGATATCATAATCCCCATCGAAAAGCTTTTAGGTATGTCCATTAAAAATAGGAAATTAACCGCAAAACTCCTAGGTCGTGAATGAAATATGTAGGTTTATGTAGTCAGAGTAGTGTCTAAGCTGATTTGGTCCTCTTCTTGTCTCTCCCCCTCCCCCGACCCCCAACTTCTATTGAATGCTCGTGTTGAACCATTTGCCTGAAAAAGGATCTCTTGATGTGTTtatattaattgatttatgGATATCTTCTTTAGTATACTCAAGATGTTGTCATTCAGAATTTGGAATAGCATTGAGAACACACAGGTGAAAAAGTCTGAAATCACATGTCGCAAAAAGATAATGTATTTGGTGAGttaaagggagaaaaaaaaggCTAAAACATAGAGATAATTAATAGTGGAAAATATAGACCTATAGTTTTCTATGGTAAAGGAGCAATCAATATACAGCTGTTACCCACATCTGGCAGTAACGTGTATGCTTATCTACATttgtagagaggaaaaaaaaaagtaatccaAGGATGTAAATGGAACTACAAATTGGGCAAAAggaaaactaaattttattaGGGCTAATTTAGGTGACATGGAGCTGGTTTTGAAGTAGCAAATGTTTGATGTGGATAAGCATACATGGCAAAAGAATACAGTCGGGAGCCTTATTGATTAGTCAGTAGGGATGTTACATTGTGATCTCAGatgtcctcctcctcctctgatATTGTGTACACTCTCATTTAGAACATCAAATACCATTGGAAGTTGCagtcttaaaaaattatgtattggCAACATCTTCTTTGGAGATTCCTTGTCTGGAAGTTCTAACTTCAGGAAAGCCATAAGCTTTTGTAAAGTACAAATTTGGAACTCTTTAACACTTTGAAATGTTGACGCATTTAAATGATTTACATTTTGGCTTAGCTGTTGAAGGCACCTGCAGCATACCCATATCCAGATCCTTATTATAGAAGCATCTTTGCCCCTTATGATGCACAACCTTATCCTCCACAACCCTATGGTGGGCAACAACCAATGGTATGCTCTCTTTAGTGCTATCTGTTACACTAGTAAAAAAATTCCATATGATTCTATATGATGCATGGTAGTGAATTTTTGAGACCACACATTGCCTAAGACCTTCTATCAtgcaattattttattacttgtcTCAGGTCCATCTTCAGTTGATGGGAATTCAGCAAGCTGGAGTTCCTTTGCCATCAGATGCAGTTGAGGAACCTGTTTTTGTGAATGCAAAGCAATATCATGGGATCCTGAGGCGTCGACAGTCTCGTGCAAAAGCTGAATCAGAAAATAAAGCTCTCAAGTCTCGGAAGGTATGTTATCAGCTAATATTTTCTTGCCTCTTGTATTCAATCTTGCAGCAAGTTTCATTGCCTAAAACTTATGAAAAGATCTGTGGAGTTGCATTATCTTACAATTGCATATTATTTTAGTATGTATTTATAACTCATTTCTTAGAGTAATCTTGCAGCCATATTTACATGAATCTCGGCATTTGCATGCTTTAAGAAGAGCTAGGGGCTGTGGGGGTCGGTTtctcaattcaaagaaaaatgagaacgAACAGAATGAGGTGGCATCAGGTGACAGATCGCAGCCCAATATCAATCTCAACTCTGATAAAAGTGATATTGCTTCCTCAGATGGCACTTCCTGAAATTTTAGAAAGCAAAACATGCACTGGGCTGTGCTGTGCAAACCAGTCAGTCATTCACCAACAATGTTTATTAGACCAAGGTTCCATTCCAGCCTCAGTAGTCTCAGTCTTGTTTCATTCTGGATCTATACTTAGAATTCAGTAGCATGTATAGCTTATCGCGTAGTTGTCAGTCTGTAGGGAAGTCGCAAAAGAGTGCTGTTGAAGCACAGTAACTATTATCGTATCTGAAATGGATTTCTTTATAGGCTTAGCCTTTTTTTAACATGAGGGTGATGGTTAAGACTTCTGTGTGGGCATTTCTCTGCGCTTAAATCCATgatgagtttgagacttcttaaCATGAAATCTGGGTCGtattggttgtttggtttggttATGTATCATTAGCTTGTCAAAGACTCAAAGATTAGACCGCCGGTGCGTGTACCGATCTTATCTCTTTGTTGTGAGCTGGGAGTATAAGTTAGGTTGGTTGGTTTCTTTGAAGATGGTCTCGAGACTCTCTGGGTGATTGTCACAGTAGTATGTAATTTATTCACTTTTACAAAGTTGCATGGTTCATGGTGGTGTTAACATCTTATTTGAAACTGCCAGAAGTGAACTGGAAGTGTAGTTTATTGGTAGGTGGCAAGAGCTTGTAGAGCCCTGGAATAACTTCAATCAGCCTCTGCTTCTCTATGAAAGGTAGAAAGTTGTTGCCAGTTCCAAATCAAAGAAATAACTTCAGCATTTTATTCAGCAGAATTTATTTGAGGCCCTGAGAAAGAATCTGCAGGCCTAAAATCCATGCAGTCTGGCCCATAATCGCTCAAAGGCAATCCAAGGTCAATCCAAGGGCAATCCAAGGTCAATCCAAGCCCACATTACATCCTTCCAAGCACATCTCGATATATCTATCTAGGCTTTCTAGTTTCTCCTTCTTGAGGGTTTTTCACTTctgcaaaatatattttgatgcTGCAGTCAACTGAAATTTGTGGATGCCAATCGTGGTACCAAGATACTCCAAAAGGGCAAAATCATCCAAGCATGGGCTACCAAATCCCTCCAATACCAAACCCAACATCAACCAAGCCCACGGCCCAACACTGCATTACTCTCCCAAATGtgcttccaaatttttttttggtccCAATCCACCCAAAGTTTAGCTAGGTAGAAGTAAGTTTGTGCATCAATTCGTGTACTgatgatcttttttattttaaaaaaataaaaaaaaaaattgagagaataaaatttcctatctcaagaaaattattttcgtcTTCAATTCACATTGTTTTGTTAAACATATGTCTAACATATCAATATCGGCACGCAAATTGGTGTACgaattcaaaatttttccatCCACCAAATACCAATACCTAATTTAgggggctctctctctctctcctccttgtCCCAACTGCG
This genomic interval from Carya illinoinensis cultivar Pawnee chromosome 10, C.illinoinensisPawnee_v1, whole genome shotgun sequence contains the following:
- the LOC122279409 gene encoding nuclear transcription factor Y subunit A-7-like produces the protein MTSSANDLSDNSEADEQQKHSESQIHSVSPATGMSHPGITPNVQYPTHPQLGAGHALLLKAPAAYPYPDPYYRSIFAPYDAQPYPPQPYGGQQPMVHLQLMGIQQAGVPLPSDAVEEPVFVNAKQYHGILRRRQSRAKAESENKALKSRKPYLHESRHLHALRRARGCGGRFLNSKKNENEQNEVASGDRSQPNINLNSDKSDIASSDGTS